The following proteins are encoded in a genomic region of Deltaproteobacteria bacterium:
- a CDS encoding cold shock domain-containing protein, which produces MNDKPKLAGKIKWFNDMKGYGFITALESGQDVFVHYSEIEENAYKTLSEGETVEFEVTEGTRGPQAIHVTKLMAH; this is translated from the coding sequence ATGAACGACAAACCTAAGCTGGCCGGCAAAATCAAGTGGTTCAACGATATGAAGGGTTATGGTTTTATTACTGCCCTCGAAAGCGGCCAAGATGTTTTTGTTCATTATTCCGAGATCGAAGAAAATGCCTACAAGACTTTATCCGAAGGCGAAACCGTCGAATTTGAAGTTACCGAAGGCACTCGCGGGCCACAAGCCATCCACGTTACCAAACTCATGGCACACTGA
- a CDS encoding septum formation initiator family protein translates to MKGKRRRLTLRVKITLATLGAVIFLGGLGYFLSKDGLAHYFELQKVLAKLEFENQSLKNEQGSILQEITRLQDQNYLERLARENLGMIKANEIFIIIDK, encoded by the coding sequence ATGAAGGGAAAACGTCGCAGACTTACACTTCGGGTTAAGATTACCCTAGCCACACTGGGCGCGGTTATCTTTTTGGGAGGCTTAGGCTATTTTCTAAGCAAAGATGGCTTGGCTCATTATTTTGAACTGCAAAAAGTGTTGGCGAAGCTTGAATTCGAAAATCAATCCCTCAAAAATGAACAAGGCTCTATTTTGCAAGAAATAACTCGATTGCAAGATCAAAACTACTTAGAACGTTTAGCCCGTGAAAATTTAGGCATGATTAAAGCCAACGAAATTTTCATTATCATCGACAAATAA
- a CDS encoding MBL fold metallo-hydrolase produces the protein MNMKLGDFNLRIINAGFFKLDGGAMHGRVPKELWKKNFKSDRANRIRLATNCLLIETKDGQKILVDTGNGNKWDAKLASLYGINPNYTIVDALKKRGITPEEINLVINTHLHFDHAGGNTWQDGHSFKATFPKARYLCQKGEFEQAGLTLADQASYHPEDYRPLYESHKLEWVDGSKEVFPGICVYATPGHTAHHQSVIISSQNQSAIFFGDLVPTSFHIRIPYTMGYDLYPVSVIETKKELLQKIIHENWLVFWYHDSLHHAGFLEYDQAGKVRVKQYINVI, from the coding sequence TTGAATATGAAGCTCGGCGACTTTAATCTTCGCATCATCAACGCTGGCTTTTTTAAGCTAGACGGCGGCGCCATGCATGGCCGCGTCCCCAAGGAGCTTTGGAAGAAAAACTTTAAATCCGATCGTGCCAATCGCATTCGCCTAGCCACCAACTGCCTACTCATTGAAACCAAAGATGGTCAAAAAATTTTAGTCGACACGGGCAATGGCAATAAATGGGATGCCAAACTCGCTAGTCTTTATGGCATCAACCCTAACTACACCATTGTTGATGCCTTAAAAAAACGTGGCATTACCCCTGAGGAAATTAACCTCGTCATCAACACGCACCTTCATTTTGACCATGCCGGTGGGAACACCTGGCAAGACGGGCACTCTTTTAAAGCTACTTTTCCTAAGGCTCGTTACCTTTGCCAAAAAGGTGAATTTGAGCAAGCCGGCCTCACCTTGGCTGACCAAGCCAGTTATCACCCTGAAGACTATCGCCCCCTTTATGAAAGTCACAAATTAGAATGGGTCGATGGCTCTAAAGAAGTTTTTCCCGGCATCTGTGTTTATGCTACCCCCGGGCACACGGCCCATCATCAATCGGTCATCATTTCTAGCCAAAATCAAAGCGCCATCTTCTTTGGTGACCTGGTTCCTACCTCTTTTCATATCCGCATCCCCTACACCATGGGTTACGATCTTTACCCCGTGAGCGTTATTGAAACAAAAAAAGAGCTTTTACAAAAAATAATCCATGAAAATTGGTTGGTTTTTTGGTACCATGATTCCCTGCATCACGCTGGCTTTTTAGAATACGATCAAGCAGGCAAGGTGCGGGTTAAACAATATATCAACGTCATCTAA